The Desulfoscipio gibsoniae DSM 7213 genome contains a region encoding:
- the trpD gene encoding anthranilate phosphoribosyltransferase, with protein MFKELLHKVVAGQNLSESEAMQAMEQIMDGRATQAQIAGLLTALKLKGETTSEITGFARVMRSKATQVPSRHPLLVDTCGTGGDGANTFNVSTTAALVLAGAGVKVAKHGNRSVSSRCGSADVLEALGVNLDLEPDEVAACLDEVGMAFLYAPALHGAMKFAAGPRRELGFRTVFNILGPLTNPAGARAQVLGVYSPTLVHVMAEVLLRLGAERAFVVHGAGGLDEMSPVGPTIVGEVNNGSIKEYTVNPLDYGFRQAAAEHLAGGSPEENAVIVRRILEGETGHRRDAVLMNAALGLMASGLAHDFAAGLELAARSIDQGSAREKLQSMITFTAGCRKARVAGL; from the coding sequence GTGTTTAAAGAGTTATTGCACAAGGTAGTGGCCGGGCAAAATCTTAGCGAGTCGGAGGCCATGCAGGCTATGGAGCAGATTATGGACGGCCGGGCTACCCAGGCCCAGATTGCCGGGTTGCTCACTGCGCTCAAGTTGAAAGGGGAAACCACCTCCGAAATTACCGGGTTTGCCCGGGTGATGCGAAGTAAGGCAACACAGGTACCCTCCAGGCATCCTTTGCTGGTGGATACCTGTGGCACCGGCGGCGACGGGGCCAATACCTTCAATGTCTCTACAACTGCTGCACTGGTACTGGCCGGTGCAGGCGTCAAGGTGGCCAAACACGGCAATCGTTCTGTATCGAGCCGGTGCGGCAGCGCTGATGTGCTGGAGGCGCTTGGTGTGAATCTGGACCTGGAACCGGATGAAGTTGCGGCCTGTCTGGATGAAGTGGGGATGGCCTTTTTATACGCCCCGGCATTGCACGGGGCTATGAAATTTGCCGCCGGCCCGCGCCGGGAGCTGGGTTTCAGGACGGTGTTCAATATTCTGGGTCCACTGACCAACCCGGCCGGGGCCCGGGCCCAGGTGCTGGGGGTTTATAGCCCAACTTTGGTTCATGTAATGGCCGAGGTGCTTCTGCGTCTGGGGGCGGAGCGGGCTTTTGTGGTGCATGGTGCCGGTGGTTTGGATGAAATGTCCCCGGTTGGTCCCACCATAGTTGGTGAGGTTAATAACGGTAGTATTAAGGAATATACTGTTAATCCGCTGGATTACGGTTTTAGACAGGCTGCTGCGGAGCACCTGGCCGGTGGTTCCCCGGAAGAAAACGCAGTTATTGTAAGGCGCATTTTGGAAGGTGAAACGGGCCACCGCCGGGATGCGGTTTTAATGAATGCCGCCCTGGGTCTCATGGCATCCGGATTGGCTCATGATTTTGCCGCCGGTCTGGAACTGGCGGCCCGGAGTATTGATCAGGGATCGGCCCGGGAAAAACTACAGTCTATGATTACCTTTACCGCCGGGTGCCGGAAAGCCAGGGTGGCCGGGCTATGA
- the lgt gene encoding prolipoprotein diacylglyceryl transferase, producing MIDPVAVQIGPLAVRWYGIIMATAFLLGIWLAYRRAQQNNIDPNHILNMVTLIIPASIIGARLYYVLFTWENYRLDPLEALAIWHGGLAIHGGIIGGLVAGLFYVYRYGISPWQTADIIAPSLILGQAIGRWGNFINQEAHGGPVTEQFINIFPDFIKNQMFIQGQYYHPTFLYESLWNLMVFIILTLRWPKKKAPGEIAFLYLILYSIGRFFVESLRTDSLMLGPFRVAQLVSVVLILIGTAGLYLLRRKKPRTG from the coding sequence ATGATCGACCCCGTAGCCGTACAAATAGGCCCCCTGGCAGTAAGGTGGTACGGCATTATCATGGCTACCGCCTTTTTACTGGGCATATGGTTGGCTTATCGCAGAGCACAGCAAAACAATATTGACCCCAACCACATATTGAACATGGTCACCTTGATCATACCGGCCTCTATCATCGGCGCCCGGCTTTATTATGTTTTATTTACCTGGGAAAACTACCGGCTTGACCCATTGGAAGCACTCGCTATCTGGCACGGCGGGCTGGCCATTCACGGGGGCATTATAGGCGGGCTGGTGGCAGGGCTGTTTTATGTATACCGGTACGGTATTTCCCCCTGGCAAACGGCTGATATTATAGCACCCAGTTTAATACTGGGACAGGCCATCGGGCGCTGGGGCAACTTTATTAATCAGGAAGCCCACGGCGGTCCCGTGACAGAGCAGTTCATCAACATTTTCCCAGACTTCATTAAAAATCAAATGTTTATCCAGGGACAATATTACCACCCTACCTTTCTTTACGAATCGCTATGGAACTTGATGGTATTTATTATCCTTACCTTGCGCTGGCCTAAAAAAAAGGCCCCCGGGGAAATTGCCTTTTTATACCTGATCCTTTATTCCATAGGACGCTTCTTTGTTGAATCGCTGCGCACCGATAGCCTGATGCTCGGCCCTTTCAGGGTAGCCCAACTGGTCAGTGTAGTTTTGATATTAATAGGTACGGCAGGCTTATATTTGCTGCGCAGAAAAAAACCTCGCACGGGTTAA
- a CDS encoding anthranilate synthase component II, whose protein sequence is MLLMIDNYDSFTYNLAQYLSMLGESVTVQRNDAITVAQVLELQPDYLVLSPGPGIPDNAGILMQAVRDCAGHWPILGVCLGLQAIGRAYGGRVVRAKMPMHGKISLIHHDGKSIFAGLPSPFKAVRYHSLVVEKETLPSCLKVTAWTDNGEVMGLRHRELPVEGVQFHPESMLSEYGMDLLANFLKGSGLN, encoded by the coding sequence ATGCTGTTGATGATTGATAACTATGATTCATTTACCTATAATCTGGCTCAATATCTATCCATGCTGGGAGAATCGGTAACCGTTCAACGCAACGATGCCATTACCGTTGCCCAGGTGCTGGAGCTGCAACCCGATTACCTGGTTTTGTCACCGGGGCCAGGTATACCGGATAATGCCGGTATACTGATGCAGGCCGTGCGGGACTGTGCGGGACACTGGCCTATACTGGGGGTGTGTCTTGGGCTGCAGGCTATCGGCCGCGCTTACGGCGGCCGGGTGGTACGGGCTAAAATGCCTATGCACGGTAAAATATCTTTGATTCACCACGACGGTAAGTCCATATTTGCGGGTCTGCCTTCACCATTTAAGGCAGTGCGCTACCATTCACTGGTAGTAGAAAAGGAAACACTGCCTAGTTGTCTTAAAGTGACCGCCTGGACGGATAACGGGGAGGTCATGGGCCTTAGACACCGCGAGTTGCCGGTGGAGGGAGTGCAATTTCACCCCGAATCCATGCTCAGCGAATATGGCATGGATCTGTTGGCCAACTTTCTTAAGGGGTCAGGCTTAAACTAA
- a CDS encoding DUF1294 domain-containing protein — MLTIYLLVINIMEFSLFGLDKHRARRRLHRIPKKTLFIVALAGGTAGALAGIYFWRHKTKHLKFTVGIPVIMLVQILLYIFYDGQI; from the coding sequence ATGTTAACAATCTATCTACTGGTTATCAACATTATGGAGTTCAGCCTTTTCGGGCTGGATAAGCATCGGGCCCGGCGCAGGCTGCACCGGATTCCGAAAAAAACACTGTTTATAGTGGCTTTAGCCGGGGGAACAGCTGGAGCGCTGGCCGGCATATATTTTTGGCGCCATAAGACCAAACACCTTAAATTTACTGTTGGCATACCGGTTATTATGCTGGTACAAATATTGCTGTATATATTTTACGATGGACAAATCTAA
- the trpE gene encoding anthranilate synthase component I, whose amino-acid sequence MIKPGWQEYLTLARQYNLIPVFEEFIADTETPITLFIKLAQGNTACLLESVEGGQHLGRYSFIALDPLLIFESTGGRGKVTYPGSLITRPANGPPFKTLHNLMQSYRVPRFEGLPRFYGGAVGYMAYDAVRSLENLPGTASDNLQLPDCLQFFPGTVAIFDHVRCTVTLVVNCLQEGDDPAVVYHRAVQKLARMREDLNKPLPASGQFMLRGDISLDLTDAAFCRRVEQALEYIRSGEVIQVVLSRRYAVDFEGDYLAVYRRLRSVNPSPYMYYLNVGGIRVIGSSPEMLVRVENGIMTTCPIAGTRPRGNSPARDEQLAGELLADEKERAEHLMLVDLGRNDLGRVCLPGTVEVPRFMDIEYFSHVMHIVSRVEGRLPPGTGALDALASCFPAGTVSGAPKVRAMEIIDELEPYRRGIYAGAVGYLGFNGNMDTAIAIRTLVIKDHTVYIQAGAGIVADSHPLKECAEISSKARAMFKTLGVEEKQVANG is encoded by the coding sequence ATGATTAAGCCCGGTTGGCAAGAATACCTGACTTTGGCCCGGCAATATAACCTGATCCCTGTGTTTGAGGAATTTATTGCGGACACTGAAACTCCCATCACTTTATTTATCAAGCTGGCCCAAGGTAATACTGCCTGTCTGCTGGAAAGTGTGGAAGGAGGACAGCACCTGGGACGTTACTCATTCATCGCGCTGGACCCGCTGCTGATCTTTGAGTCCACCGGAGGCCGGGGAAAGGTAACCTATCCCGGTTCATTAATAACCAGACCGGCGAACGGCCCGCCGTTTAAAACACTGCATAATTTAATGCAATCCTACCGGGTGCCGCGATTTGAAGGGCTACCTCGCTTTTACGGGGGTGCAGTTGGTTACATGGCCTATGACGCGGTGCGCTCCCTTGAAAATTTGCCCGGGACAGCTTCCGATAATCTGCAGCTCCCTGATTGCCTGCAGTTTTTTCCCGGCACGGTGGCTATTTTTGACCACGTGCGCTGTACTGTAACCCTGGTGGTAAATTGTCTGCAGGAGGGTGACGACCCGGCTGTGGTATACCACCGGGCCGTGCAGAAACTGGCCCGGATGCGCGAGGATTTAAACAAACCGCTGCCCGCTTCGGGACAATTCATGCTGCGGGGTGACATCAGTTTGGATTTAACCGATGCTGCTTTTTGTCGGCGTGTGGAACAGGCACTGGAATATATCCGCTCTGGTGAGGTTATCCAGGTGGTGTTGTCGCGGCGTTATGCCGTGGATTTTGAAGGGGATTACCTGGCGGTATACCGGCGTTTGAGAAGCGTCAACCCCTCACCGTATATGTATTACTTAAACGTGGGGGGTATCAGGGTTATTGGGTCTTCACCGGAAATGCTGGTGCGCGTGGAGAACGGTATCATGACCACCTGTCCCATTGCCGGCACCAGACCCCGTGGTAACAGCCCGGCCCGTGATGAGCAGTTGGCCGGTGAACTGCTGGCTGATGAGAAGGAAAGGGCGGAGCATTTGATGCTGGTTGATCTGGGCCGTAACGATTTGGGGCGGGTCTGTCTGCCCGGTACCGTTGAGGTGCCCAGGTTTATGGATATTGAGTATTTTTCCCATGTCATGCATATTGTTTCCCGGGTCGAGGGTAGGCTGCCGCCCGGCACCGGTGCGCTGGACGCTCTGGCTTCCTGTTTTCCGGCCGGTACGGTGAGCGGTGCCCCCAAGGTCAGGGCTATGGAGATAATTGACGAGCTGGAGCCCTACCGCCGGGGAATTTACGCCGGTGCCGTGGGGTATCTGGGCTTTAACGGCAACATGGATACCGCCATTGCCATTCGCACGCTGGTAATAAAAGATCATACAGTATATATTCAGGCCGGTGCAGGTATTGTAGCCGACTCCCACCCGCTTAAAGAGTGCGCGGAAATATCCAGTAAAGCCAGGGCTATGTTCAAGACACTAGGTGTGGAGGAAAAGCAGGTGGCTAACGGGTGA